The following nucleotide sequence is from Cryptococcus neoformans var. grubii H99 chromosome 5, complete sequence.
TACCAGGCTGGAGGCTGGGGTGGTTACTACGGTATGTCTGTCATTCATTTTGTATGCTGAGTCATAGCTAACGAAATTGATTTCTGTGTTGTTGTACAAATGCAGCTCAACAGCAAGACGCTCAACAGCCCTCCGCACATCAGTAAGATGTTTGATACGAGATGGTCCTTGGCTGAGCCGAGAGATGTCTGGGTGggtggaagggaaaagggcaTTGAATGAGATCGGCGGTGAATTCAGGATGAGGGATTGTGAAAGCTCTAGGGAGATGAGGGCGTGATGGCGGATGCAAAAGCATTTATTGCCTTAATTCCGGATACAGATTTAAGTTTGAAGAGTTACGTCTAGAGGGTTCCTTCTATGTATCTTGGTGGTCTTTGATTAGGATGTGTGCTATACGaaaagagattgaagagcCACGTGTGCTGAAGAAAGCCGTGACGTCATGTGCTCCTTCTGATACGGCGGGCGAGAGTCTCACGACGTCGTTGTACTGCTGTGTGCAATCTCGGTGCGATCTGCAAagtttccttccttctttccccgcTTCCCACTTTTTgccaccctcctcctctcccctctGCCCACATCTCCGGCCCCCGTCCccctgctcttccttcctcccgtACTGGCGCCACGCAACCCGCCCCCTTTCCTTTGGGGATATTTCTCTTCCCCACTACTTGATCTGTCTCCATAATGCAGTATCTCTCCAAAGCCTACAATTACTGTGAGTCTCAAGCTTCTTCGGCGTCTTATCCTCCTAACGCCAAAACAGACTCTGGCATAAATCCTGCAACCCTTTCAGGGGCTATCGATGTCATCGTCGTCCGACATGTCGATACTGACGGCACAGtcactctctcctcttcgccttttCATGTCCGTTTTGGCAAGCTTCAGGTCTTGCGAGCAGCAGAAAAGCGGGTCACTATAAGGCTTCCCAATAATCTTCCTGCGCCTCATGTGGCTCCGTTTCATATGAAAGTTGGCGAGACGGGAGAGGCGTTCTTCGTCGTGGAGACGGATGAACAGGTGCCAGCGGATTTGTTGACAAGTCCAGTCGTCATGCCTACCGAAGTGCGTATGGTCCATTAGATCGTATGATGTTAGCTGACAAGATGACAGACTGAAGTGCCGCCTTCAACGCCCTTATCGGATGAGCATCCtccggaagaagaacaccTAGGATCATTGACGCAAGAGCCGTTTGGCGATACCGAGCAGCAAGTCCCACATGAATCGCCGCTTGGTGAAGTCGACTTTCTGGATCTCAATGCTTCGCCTTTTGGAACCCCGAATAAGCGAAGGGGAGATGATCAGCAGGATAAGCATACGGTTGCCAATATGTCAAACTCTTTGAACAAGTCCCCTGTTCTCGGTACCGCTTCAACCCTCCTCCCTAGTCCTTTGAAACCCTCACCATCCAAATATCCGGGTAATAGCCCACCACCGCCTCCTGCCCGTCAGCCGTCCATTGATGACGGCATTCCCAATGGCAACGACGAGTCTGAAGCCAAGCAGTCCTCTCAACCTGTTGTGTCCAATACTAACGACGAACCAAACCCTATGCAAGCACATCCGGGAGAGAAAGCTAGTCTCCCGCTGCACGACCGCAAACTTGAAAAGCTCAAGTCGGATAGCCACAACGCTACAGCTGGTGTAAATGCTACAcgaggggaaggagggttgCCAAAAGTCAAGGCaggccaaggagaaggtcCAGAAGTAGTGTATGGCAAGGATGTGGTCCTCGATATGGATGGCTATCATTCGTCAGGCAATGCCGATGGGTCAGCATCGGAGAATGAACAAGATGGTTCTGTGGAGGCGTTTATTCAGGATCTATTGGCTTCTATCCAGCCGGCAGCATCGGCGATGGATGACCGACCGAAGCCTAGAAAGTCCAAGTCGGCGGACACCGAGGTGCCGTCCTCCAGAggcgatgaagacgaggacgaagatgaagatgacgatgcaCATACCCCTGTAAAACATTCCCCGGAACAAGatctctcttctgctcGGCGGGGTTTACCTGTCTCGAACCCACGTAACCGCCCACCCACACGCAGTCGGCTTGATCGCGGTCAATCTGAACCGCCCCAATTCCAATCGCAAGATGGCCTCTCCCGGTCGCCTGATCGAGGGGCCAAAGCGGCAATGGAAATGGAATGGGACTGGGGACGCCGCAAACCTCTCGGTAGTGACGATGAAATGGACGAGGGGGGTTCAACCACTATTGGAAGACCACCACTAGGTAGATTGAAGAATGTGGAGGAAAATCCGTACATGTTTGTTTTAGAAGTGGGCAAGAGGACACACATGTTTGAGCTTGCTCTTTGTGAAGAATGGGGACACAACTCTACTGTACGTGTGTTTTCGTTTGTCCATTTTTCGAGCAGCTTTCTACTCGTAGTTCATGACAGTTGACTGATTttacctttttttttcctgtTTGCAGGAGGCGTCTCAGGAAGCAGCATTCATCAAGAATCGTCTAACCTTTCAAACATTCATCGAATCTCCTGCTGTTGTGGATGACGCCAACATCGTCCTACGAGACAATGACCTCTTTTTCACCTGGTCCACGGGTTATCGCTTGCTATACGCCCTAGCCATGTATCGGCGAGCCCTCGTACCTCCCTCAGCCTCGCCGAGCTCTCCCACTTTACCAGCAATGACCTTATCAAGCCTCGGCGCTGGGGAACAACGCAGGCGGTCCGACAGCCGAGTAGATACAGGAGACGGGACGCAAAGACAGAGTGGGTATGGATGGtcgaggtggtggagaagaggacaaAGTTCGGGCTCTAGTGCTCCGCAGGGACCATCTTCCGTGCCAAGACAAGAGCCGCCCAGGGAACCAAAGACTGAAACCGCACCGGCTCGTACGACACCTGTCCCCGGTACACCCAGTACAGATGTACAGGGTCAAGATAAAGAAGGGGGTTCCGGCGGGACCGAAACAGAAGCTGGGACTCGTGCGGGTCTTCAgggagaagacgaaaaaGTTTTACCAGGTGAAGGGGTGAAAAATTACGCAAAGACTCTGCGATTGTCTTCTGAGCAACTTGTAAGTGTTAATATCTCCATTTGCCATCCCGTCATACCTTTTATTTTGTCTTTGTCTTTGTTGGCCTTTCAGTGCAGGGTAAGACTTACTTTTCGACCATGAGCTGATGTATGGATTGTGAAAAAAGCAACAACTTCATCTCAAGCCTGGACCAAACACTGTTCAGTTTTCAGTCACCTCTTCTTACTCTGGCCTGGCCACGTGCACGGCGAGGATATTTTTATGGGAGGAGACCGATCAGATTGTCATCTCAGACATTGACGGCACGATCACCAAGTAAGTCACATATACCTGTTTCCATCTTGTCCAGTGAAGTGATTCCGAACCTAACTAATCACCTTTTCATCGCAGATCTGACGCCTTGGGCCACGTTTTTGCCGCCATCGGACGTGACTGGACTCATCTCGGTATCGCCAAGCTCTACACTGACATTGGCAACAACGGTTACAAGATTCTTTACCTCACTTCGCGCGCAATCGGGCAGGCGGATACGACGAGAGAGTATTTGAAGAGCATTGCGCAGGGGCAGTATAGGATGCCTGAGGGTCCGGTGTTAATGAGTCCTGATAGGTTAATGGCGAGTCTTCATCGGTGAGTATGTTCAATATGTAGGACTTGAAACTATTGGCTGACCTTTGTTATTTCATAATAGTGAGGTGATCATGCGTAAACCAGAACTCTTCAAGATGGCCTGTCTCCGAGATATTCAACGCTTATTCGGAACCCAAGCCAAAGAAGCATTTTATGCCGGATTCGGGAATAGGATCACCGATGCGATGAGTTACAGGAGTGTAGGGATTGACGCATCCAAGATTTACACGATCGATTCGACTGGTGTCGTGAGGACAGAGCTGTTGCAGGCGGCGGGACATAAGGGTAGCTATATCCAGCTTGTAAGTTTTTGGCAGTGTTCATTTGCTGCGACCGCCGTCGAAAAAGTGTACTGATGATACGGACTTGGTGTCTAGAACGATCTCGTTAACGAAGTCTTCCCTCCTGTATCTACGAAATTTAAACCCGAATATACCGATTTTAATTACTGGCGCGATCCTGTACCCGACATACCTCTACCTGATTTTTCCCCGCCTTCCCCAGCTCTGTCTGCTAGGTCAGACACATCCGGTCGTTTGAGTGTCCTGGGCAAGATTGCTGGGATCGGACGGCGTTCATCAAGGGCTACGATGGGGCATGCTCATAGCCCGAGCTCTGCAAGTATGAGTGGCGCTTCGGCTTCACAGATGGATCCCTCCAGCAGGCCATCAAGCCCACTCATAGCCCCGAGCGTGACGAGCGATGACCTGAgtgaggttgaggatggcgaaggggaaggggatgagCAGCGGAGCTTGAGTAGTATGCCGGGATCGTTTGAAGATGACCGAGGAAAGTACTTGAATGATCCTTTTTTTGCGCCTCAAGGCCATGGCCCGCAATCGCGTTCGTCCCGCCCACGGGGAGATAAAAAAGGGGGAagtggaaaagaggaggaagaaggggaggaggggcgtgaagaaggcgaagacGAGCGGGAAGGAGGTGATTCTTATTCttatgatgatgacgcAATTTTCGACGATGACATTCTGGCTGCTGGCGAGATGCAGCATGTGCCGTTCTAAGGCGAGGAAAAGAGTAAAGTTTATATAGGTCTCTTAGATTTGTAGATTCATCCTAGGTCACGAATTGATAGGTACGTAGAATCTGGAAAGTTAAAAAATGGTTGTCTTGTTTGTATCGCTTTATTATCACCATGCATTTATTCGGAATTCGAGACGGATTGGTCGATGACTGAATGGATGAGGACGTTTTATCTGGGCAGTTGTAGATTATTGCGACCGAGACCTGGCTTGCTGCTGGGCGGCAAGGAGGAACGAACGGAATGAAGATTGAGGAGATTTGCCTAATTCTGTCAGATAAATAAACACGCGGCTGAGCTTTTCATTCTTGTTTTTGAGCTTCCGAGGCGGGGAAAGCTGGAGGATGTCTCTTGTTGTTGGCTCTCGCTGTGGAGCGGATTGTTTGCGCATTCGCTATACATTGAGGCCAATCCATTGCCTGTTTTCATTTGCAGGTCGCTCGGGCGTGGTGGAGTGTGTGTGATGGGGTGATCTGGTCTGTGCGTATGTCTCATCATGTCTCAGGCCGGCGACTGCTATGGATACCGTAATCACACCCATTTCTGTACTGCAAGCTATAAAAAACCTTTCCCCACCCCTCGCAGCCCTCCGATACGTCAATGCATGGCCAAAGCACCTCGTCCCTAAACACCGCAGAGAAAAAGCTCCCagccttccctctctctcccctcGGCACCCTTGGCCTCGACCTCCACGGCGCTTCCTATGCCCGGAGTCCAAGGCAAGCTGCCGTCAACGAGAATGACAGTCGGCGAAGTGAAAGGTGAGCTCTGACcgtgatgatgataaccGCATCTTCCACGATATCCCATCTTTTTCAGCAGCTTTCGAAGCAGAGTAATGGAACTCTAAAGGAAGTGTATCACTCTACGTGAGGGCCAGGTGGTTATGTGCTGCACCGCCCAGCTTCTCATTGTCGTCGACAAGTCGTACAATAACAGCCAACCACAGAGGCATTCCTTATTCTATGACATCGCCTCATCCACCAACATCGTGCTATGATACTTGTCGATTTGTGATGATTGCTGACGGCTTTTTACTATTCTCCTGCCAATGCAGCAACGTATCGTACACGGGCAACATTGCGCAGCCATCATCGCCCACAGTGCTTTCTAGCTCACCAAGCATCATCTTGTCCTCTCCGCTGAGCAGGTTTCCATACAACGCCACAACAaatcattcttcctctacaCTGACTAGCTCCACTACCTCTATCCTTCGTAATCACAGCGTAACAACTTTGGCCAATCCTGGATCTCCTCCAATTCCCAGCTTGCCAACATTGTCCCAATCAGCAAGCCCCTCCAAGTCCCTAGAAACGCCAATTTCGAAGCGGAGAACCATGTTCAAACAACCATCGCTtgcgtcttcctctctgGCTTGCTCAGAACATGACCAAGTGCGCATTCAACGATCCATGTCCAATGCACCGAGCAGCGACACCTCTGGAACGGGCACAAGCTTTGTCCCGTtaagtaaaaaaaaagtcatCAGGCCAGCTGCTTATGGGAATCAGTAAGGGACTCCATAGGGTTGGCAGCGTAATGCGACGCAATAATACAGCAGATGGAAGCAGTAGATCGGCAAGTTCAACGCCACTGAAGAACGTCATGAAATCAGCTCCCGACACAGGGACttggcgaaggaagaagggtaaaaTCAAAGATGAACATTGCAGAGTGGGCGAGAAGAATAGTCCGGCGACAAGGATAATGGAAAAAAATGGAGATGCTGGTATTGGAAGACCCTTCAATATCGAGGTATGTACTTGAATATTCTGTAAGACAAACATACTCAATGCTTCCTAATAGCATGACCTCCATGTCTCTCCCGACCTATCAGACCTTCCTCCTGCCTGGATGTCAGCGCTCAAATCCCAGGGTCTGTCTGAATCCGATCTTTTGTTGATCGCTGCCGCTCAACAACGCCAGCGCCAAAATAcccatcctctttctccaccccATCAAGACAAATATGATGACTTTTTTCGTACACCATTCTCTGCCCCCGCGGGAAAGCTTGAAGAGCCCTTTGGGCATGGGTATGCGATAGATAGTCAGAGCTCGAGAGCCAGTTCGACTGGTGTGCTGAAACAGTTTCCATTCGAGATAGGTCCTggcccttcttcacctctaCCTCTCACGCCCACTACGCCAACAGCGCTGGGTAAAGTTCGCCATATCAACCACACTAGTTTGAAGGACCACCCGGTCTCGTCAGAGTTTGAATCCAAAGGACCCGCATCTAATTTCCCCAGTATGGCAGAGTCCCACTCCCGGAACCTCAATCGTACTCGCACCAGAAGTGGAACGGACTCCTACCCCGTTAGTGCCAGCGAATCCGATATCGAATCTTCTCCACTCCCTCattcacctcttccccacccTCATTCACATTATGAaccacttcttcccacgCCGCCCTCTCCATCAAAAAGGCTGTCTGCTCAGTTGCGAGGGTTCAAGGGACTCAGAATTGGCATagatgaggttgaagaagaataggGGAAAAGCATC
It contains:
- a CDS encoding phosphatidate phosphatase LPIN is translated as MQYLSKAYNYYSGINPATLSGAIDVIVVRHVDTDGTVTLSSSPFHVRFGKLQVLRAAEKRVTIRLPNNLPAPHVAPFHMKVGETGEAFFVVETDEQVPADLLTSPVVMPTETEVPPSTPLSDEHPPEEEHLGSLTQEPFGDTEQQVPHESPLGEVDFLDLNASPFGTPNKRRGDDQQDKHTVANMSNSLNKSPVLGTASTLLPSPLKPSPSKYPGNSPPPPPARQPSIDDGIPNGNDESEAKQSSQPVVSNTNDEPNPMQAHPGEKASLPLHDRKLEKLKSDSHNATAGVNATRGEGGLPKVKAGQGEGPEVVYGKDVVLDMDGYHSSGNADGSASENEQDGSVEAFIQDLLASIQPAASAMDDRPKPRKSKSADTEVPSSRGDEDEDEDEDDDAHTPVKHSPEQDLSSARRGLPVSNPRNRPPTRSRLDRGQSEPPQFQSQDGLSRSPDRGAKAAMEMEWDWGRRKPLGSDDEMDEGGSTTIGRPPLGRLKNVEENPYMFVLEVGKRTHMFELALCEEWGHNSTEASQEAAFIKNRLTFQTFIESPAVVDDANIVLRDNDLFFTWSTGYRLLYALAMYRRALVPPSASPSSPTLPAMTLSSLGAGEQRRRSDSRVDTGDGTQRQSGYGWSRWWRRGQSSGSSAPQGPSSVPRQEPPREPKTETAPARTTPVPGTPSTDVQGQDKEGGSGGTETEAGTRAGLQGEDEKVLPGEGVKNYAKTLRLSSEQLQQLHLKPGPNTVQFSVTSSYSGLATCTARIFLWEETDQIVISDIDGTITKSDALGHVFAAIGRDWTHLGIAKLYTDIGNNGYKILYLTSRAIGQADTTREYLKSIAQGQYRMPEGPVLMSPDRLMASLHREVIMRKPELFKMACLRDIQRLFGTQAKEAFYAGFGNRITDAMSYRSVGIDASKIYTIDSTGVVRTELLQAAGHKGSYIQLNDLVNEVFPPVSTKFKPEYTDFNYWRDPVPDIPLPDFSPPSPALSARSDTSGRLSVLGKIAGIGRRSSRATMGHAHSPSSASMSGASASQMDPSSRPSSPLIAPSVTSDDLSEVEDGEGEGDEQRSLSSMPGSFEDDRGKYLNDPFFAPQGHGPQSRSSRPRGDKKGGSGKEEEEGEEGREEGEDEREGGDSYSYDDDAIFDDDILAAGEMQHVPF